A genomic region of Candidatus Bathyarchaeota archaeon contains the following coding sequences:
- a CDS encoding Lsm family RNA-binding protein: MSVAQRRYFTEVSALVDRSVIVVTTTGKTYNGTLVGINPDNLSLCLADAKDEEGKKLHRVFLNGNVVAQILSVEKPFDLKALAERLERVFPTMVKLYEDKGFIWVMDKIKVTEKGVVEGSGPAAERVQKVYEQFVSETKG; this comes from the coding sequence TTGTCAGTAGCTCAGAGAAGATACTTCACCGAAGTTTCAGCCCTTGTAGATAGGAGTGTAATTGTTGTAACGACAACCGGCAAAACATACAATGGAACATTAGTGGGCATAAACCCGGACAACTTGAGCCTATGCTTAGCAGACGCGAAAGACGAGGAAGGCAAAAAACTCCATAGAGTGTTCTTGAACGGAAACGTTGTCGCCCAAATTTTAAGCGTTGAAAAGCCTTTTGATTTGAAGGCCTTGGCAGAACGTCTAGAAAGGGTTTTCCCAACCATGGTTAAGCTTTACGAGGACAAAGGTTTCATTTGGGTTATGGATAAAATTAAGGTAACTGAAAAAGGCGTTGTTGAAGGCTCCGGCCCGGCTGCGGAGAGGGTGCAGAAAGTCTACGAACAGTTTGTAAGCGAGACCAAAGGCTAG
- a CDS encoding PAC2 family protein has product MPLTIQIEEKPNLNNPVLIEGLPGIGFVANIVALHLIHELKAKRFARIFSASFQDLAVTAETGEPRSPINELYYYKSIGEGRDLIIWYGNTQALTTVGQYELCGRILDIAEELGCRFLITVGGFKQEEIKEPPEIYCAASDVETLKEALNLGTKIMVGNIFGVAGILIGLGALRGFRGFSLLVETLGTYPDANAARYALSALNKYLGLKVDLTRLDLAAEKTAKILESFGWVRTVKEQEKKKEEFRWFV; this is encoded by the coding sequence ATGCCACTAACTATTCAAATCGAGGAAAAGCCGAACCTCAACAATCCGGTGCTTATTGAGGGGCTTCCGGGAATAGGCTTCGTAGCGAATATTGTAGCTTTACATTTAATCCACGAGTTGAAAGCAAAACGCTTTGCAAGAATATTCTCCGCCTCCTTCCAAGACTTGGCGGTAACAGCCGAAACCGGAGAACCCCGTTCTCCAATAAACGAGCTTTATTACTACAAAAGTATTGGTGAAGGCCGAGACTTAATTATATGGTATGGAAACACTCAAGCCCTAACAACCGTTGGGCAATATGAACTATGCGGACGCATACTAGACATCGCCGAGGAGTTGGGATGCCGCTTCCTAATAACTGTAGGCGGCTTCAAGCAGGAGGAAATTAAAGAACCTCCGGAAATATACTGCGCAGCCTCAGACGTGGAAACTCTAAAAGAAGCGCTAAATCTGGGCACAAAAATAATGGTTGGAAACATTTTCGGCGTGGCAGGCATCCTAATAGGCCTCGGAGCCCTTAGAGGTTTTAGAGGTTTTTCGCTTCTGGTGGAAACTTTGGGCACTTATCCGGATGCGAATGCTGCACGTTATGCCCTTTCAGCTCTAAACAAGTACTTAGGCCTAAAAGTTGATTTGACAAGGCTGGACTTGGCAGCTGAGAAAACCGCGAAGATTTTGGAATCTTTCGGCTGGGTTAGAACGGTTAAAGAGCAGGAAAAGAAAAAGGAAGAATTCCGCTGGTTTGTCTAG
- the tgtA gene encoding tRNA guanosine(15) transglycosylase TgtA has protein sequence MSFEVKEKDLLARIGKLRTKSGTVETPLLFPVINPTVQPVSPRKLREEFGFEALITNAYILKKRFKDEPVEKGLHDFLSFNGVVMTDSGAYQILVYGDVETTPEEIVAYQERIGTDIATILDWPTGWKATRKHAEQTVEETLKRARALFKIKTRDDILWVGPVQGGRYLDLVARSASEMGALPFHVHALGSPTEVMENYRFDVLVDMILTAKMNLPVERPLHLFGAGHPFMFALAVALGCDLFDSAAYAIYAKEGRYLTETGTARLQELEYFPCTCPRCSKRTPKDVARMSPSERQAFLAEHNLYACLSEIRRIKQAIREGRLWEHLELRAHGHPTLLQALKKLKKYENFIEKHSPTVKPSGIFFFSSVGLSRPEVVRHRARLSERFTASERAEVLVLMPQTRTKPFHRSGLYKKLAKVLRSVLGEEGLAKVYVCFYEAPFGVVPVELDEVYPLSQHETALPLDVETVEYVAVQAANYLSGINYKAVVFINDSEVWGEKVLEACRKVCLEKGTVFKHFDVSENWVEPIANFLKGNVGCETS, from the coding sequence ATGAGCTTCGAAGTAAAAGAAAAAGATTTACTGGCGAGAATTGGGAAGCTGCGAACAAAAAGTGGTACGGTGGAGACTCCGCTTCTTTTTCCAGTCATAAACCCAACAGTGCAGCCGGTTTCTCCCAGAAAGCTACGCGAAGAATTTGGTTTTGAAGCTCTCATAACAAACGCCTACATTCTAAAGAAACGTTTCAAAGACGAACCGGTGGAAAAAGGCTTACACGATTTTCTTAGCTTTAACGGTGTTGTGATGACTGATTCAGGCGCCTACCAAATACTGGTTTACGGTGATGTGGAAACAACTCCAGAAGAGATTGTGGCCTATCAAGAGCGAATAGGCACGGACATAGCCACCATACTGGATTGGCCGACTGGATGGAAGGCCACAAGAAAACATGCAGAACAAACAGTGGAGGAAACATTGAAAAGGGCACGTGCACTATTCAAAATCAAAACTAGGGACGACATTCTATGGGTTGGGCCTGTTCAAGGTGGACGCTATCTAGATCTCGTGGCAAGGTCAGCCTCTGAAATGGGTGCTCTTCCATTTCATGTCCACGCGCTTGGCAGTCCCACTGAAGTTATGGAAAACTATCGATTTGATGTTTTGGTCGACATGATTTTAACTGCCAAGATGAACTTGCCGGTTGAGAGGCCTCTGCACCTTTTCGGGGCTGGACACCCGTTCATGTTTGCGTTGGCTGTTGCGTTGGGCTGCGACCTTTTCGATTCAGCGGCCTACGCTATATACGCCAAGGAAGGCCGCTACTTGACGGAGACTGGAACAGCTAGGCTTCAAGAGCTTGAATATTTCCCATGTACATGTCCAAGGTGTTCAAAGAGAACGCCAAAAGATGTTGCCAGGATGTCTCCAAGTGAAAGACAGGCTTTTCTCGCTGAGCATAATCTTTACGCGTGTCTTTCAGAGATTAGGCGGATAAAACAAGCGATAAGGGAGGGCCGCCTCTGGGAGCATCTGGAGCTTAGAGCCCACGGGCATCCTACGCTTCTGCAAGCTTTGAAAAAACTGAAAAAATATGAAAATTTCATTGAAAAGCATAGTCCAACAGTCAAGCCCAGCGGAATATTCTTTTTCAGCTCTGTTGGCTTGTCCCGTCCGGAGGTCGTGCGCCACAGGGCTAGGCTTTCTGAACGGTTTACGGCTTCTGAAAGGGCTGAAGTTCTGGTTTTAATGCCTCAAACGCGGACGAAGCCTTTTCATAGGTCTGGACTTTACAAAAAGTTAGCTAAAGTCCTTCGCAGCGTTTTAGGAGAAGAAGGCCTGGCCAAGGTTTATGTTTGCTTTTATGAGGCGCCTTTCGGTGTTGTTCCAGTAGAACTTGATGAAGTTTATCCGCTTTCCCAGCATGAGACTGCGCTTCCACTCGACGTGGAAACCGTGGAATATGTTGCGGTTCAAGCGGCAAACTACCTAAGCGGAATAAACTACAAAGCCGTGGTGTTTATTAACGACTCTGAAGTTTGGGGTGAAAAGGTTCTGGAGGCTTGCAGAAAAGTTTGCTTAGAAAAGGGAACAGTCTTCAAGCATTTTGATGTTAGCGAAAATTGGGTTGAACCCATCGCCAATTTTCTGAAAGGAAATGTTGGATGTGAAACATCTTGA
- a CDS encoding PHP domain-containing protein, which produces MIRADLHVHTTFSPDSSIQPKVLVNLLLAHPYLNVVAVTDHNTVRGYFKVQELASTYQDLLIIPGVEVSTVEGDIIILGVTEVPPQPWTVENVIDFARSRDGLVIAAHPYRIYGLGDSAKKYPIDAIEVLNGGCSRQLNMLAEELAKTMGLPGVAGSDAHKTDELWTVYTEIQASTDLDEILKAIKQGLVKVAHAGK; this is translated from the coding sequence TTGATTAGGGCAGACTTACATGTTCACACAACTTTCTCTCCAGATTCTTCCATCCAGCCGAAAGTGTTAGTAAACCTTCTTTTAGCTCACCCATACCTCAATGTGGTGGCAGTAACAGACCACAACACTGTAAGAGGCTATTTTAAAGTGCAAGAGTTGGCCTCCACCTACCAAGATTTGCTAATTATTCCAGGCGTCGAAGTAAGCACCGTCGAAGGCGACATAATCATTTTAGGCGTGACGGAAGTGCCGCCACAACCTTGGACGGTGGAAAATGTGATTGATTTTGCCCGAAGCAGAGATGGCCTAGTAATTGCAGCGCATCCTTACAGGATTTATGGTTTAGGCGATTCCGCAAAGAAATACCCCATAGACGCCATTGAAGTTTTAAACGGCGGCTGCTCTCGCCAGCTTAACATGTTAGCGGAAGAACTCGCCAAAACAATGGGTCTGCCGGGCGTAGCCGGAAGCGACGCCCACAAAACAGATGAACTCTGGACAGTCTACACTGAAATCCAAGCTTCCACAGACTTAGATGAAATCTTAAAAGCCATTAAACAAGGGCTTGTAAAAGTGGCGCATGCCGGAAAGTGA
- a CDS encoding CoA transferase, translated as MVPPLKGIRILDLSRILTGPFCSMILADLGAEVIKVEMPRSGDDARLWGPPFIRGESAYFLCLNRNKKSITLNLKSEKGKAIIYKLVKECDVLLENFKPGVTKRLGVDYETISKINPRIIYCSITGFGQTGPYRDYPAYDIVIEGMGGLMGITSEPDRPPREVGIAIADIGAGMYAAIAILAALIAREKTGKGQWIDVSLLDSTVSLMTHMAANYFATGIVPKRDGSTHPNIAPYQCFKARDGKYLTVAVGNDRIWRNFCEALGLADLAENPKFSTNPKRVKNRDELIPTLEKIFLNKTRDEWIDILLKKGVPCGPVYAIDEGFRDPQDLHRKMLVEIEHPKAGTIKQIGIPMKFSETPGEIRTAPPLLGQHTDEILKNLLGYSEEEINQLRKEGVI; from the coding sequence ATGGTTCCGCCTTTGAAAGGTATACGTATCCTAGACTTATCCCGTATTTTAACAGGGCCCTTCTGCTCTATGATCCTCGCTGATTTAGGTGCTGAAGTAATTAAGGTGGAGATGCCTAGAAGCGGTGATGATGCTAGACTCTGGGGACCACCTTTTATTAGGGGTGAAAGCGCGTATTTCCTATGTTTAAATCGTAATAAAAAAAGCATCACTTTAAACCTAAAGAGTGAAAAAGGTAAGGCGATAATATACAAATTAGTAAAGGAGTGTGATGTTCTTCTAGAGAACTTTAAACCTGGCGTAACCAAAAGGCTCGGAGTGGATTATGAAACAATAAGTAAGATTAATCCCCGCATAATTTACTGTTCAATAACAGGTTTCGGTCAAACTGGCCCGTATCGAGATTATCCTGCATATGATATAGTCATTGAGGGCATGGGCGGCTTAATGGGCATTACCAGCGAACCAGATCGACCTCCAAGGGAAGTAGGCATAGCTATAGCAGATATCGGAGCTGGAATGTACGCCGCTATTGCGATTCTCGCTGCTTTGATTGCTCGTGAAAAAACTGGGAAGGGCCAATGGATTGATGTGTCACTACTCGACTCTACAGTTTCATTGATGACGCATATGGCAGCAAACTACTTTGCTACGGGCATAGTCCCCAAAAGAGATGGGTCCACTCATCCAAACATCGCACCATACCAATGCTTTAAGGCTCGTGATGGAAAATACTTGACTGTTGCTGTTGGAAATGACAGAATTTGGAGAAACTTTTGTGAAGCGCTAGGGCTAGCAGATTTGGCGGAAAACCCAAAATTTTCCACGAACCCGAAACGAGTTAAAAATAGAGATGAGCTGATTCCTACATTGGAAAAAATTTTCCTAAATAAGACTCGCGATGAGTGGATAGATATATTACTTAAAAAAGGAGTGCCGTGTGGTCCAGTGTATGCAATAGATGAAGGATTCCGCGACCCCCAAGATCTACACAGAAAAATGTTGGTTGAAATAGAACACCCAAAAGCAGGAACAATAAAGCAGATTGGAATACCTATGAAATTTTCTGAAACTCCCGGAGAGATTAGGACTGCGCCGCCCCTGTTAGGTCAGCATACAGATGAAATCTTAAAAAATCTCTTGGGATACTCCGAAGAAGAAATAAACCAGCTGAGAAAAGAGGGAGTTATTTAG
- a CDS encoding MBL fold metallo-hydrolase, translating to MGSLQIRFLGATREVGRAAIAVKTAKTQVLLDYGVMLNHEPGFPIHVPPKDVDAIILGHSHLDHSGAIPIFFIHGRKPVYTNRLTAELSQLLIADFIHLSSYYLPYEYLELRAMMRNVKHLDFGVRETMGDLTFEFRNAGHIPGSVQVLVEAEGRRLLYTGDFNLIDTRLLEGAKMDYGDLDAVIIESTYANEDHPDRLELEKRFVEEATEIVEKGGTVLVPAFSIGRSQEIACILTAHHFEHPVYFDGMAREASRLMMNYSRFLRDPKLFMDAIHSVNWVEGWKDRRKATKIPCVIISPAGMLKGGPAAFYVSKIGKKPQNAIFLVSYQIPGTPGRELLEKGVCVIDGKPRKVKATVKHFDFSSHCGAKELKEAIRRINGKAKVYVIHGAEGNCELLAKWAEKEAGLEALAPKPGDTFEV from the coding sequence ATGGGTTCGTTGCAGATAAGGTTTCTGGGCGCAACCCGCGAGGTTGGTAGGGCAGCCATTGCTGTGAAAACTGCAAAAACGCAAGTTCTATTAGACTACGGTGTGATGCTTAATCATGAACCGGGCTTTCCGATTCATGTTCCTCCAAAAGATGTTGACGCTATAATTTTGGGACACAGCCACCTAGACCATTCCGGCGCAATCCCTATATTTTTTATTCATGGAAGGAAACCCGTTTACACGAACAGGCTTACAGCAGAGCTAAGCCAACTGCTAATCGCGGATTTCATCCACCTTTCGAGCTATTATCTTCCATACGAGTATCTGGAACTGCGGGCTATGATGAGAAACGTGAAACATCTAGATTTCGGTGTTAGAGAAACCATGGGTGATTTGACCTTCGAGTTCCGTAACGCCGGACATATTCCAGGAAGTGTTCAGGTACTTGTGGAGGCGGAGGGCAGAAGGCTACTATACACTGGTGACTTTAATCTCATAGATACAAGGCTATTGGAAGGTGCTAAAATGGATTACGGAGACTTAGATGCTGTCATAATTGAAAGCACCTACGCCAACGAAGACCACCCTGACCGTCTGGAGCTTGAGAAACGCTTTGTTGAGGAAGCAACAGAAATTGTGGAAAAGGGCGGCACAGTTCTTGTCCCAGCTTTCAGCATTGGAAGGTCACAAGAAATTGCTTGTATCCTCACCGCCCACCATTTTGAGCACCCGGTTTATTTTGATGGAATGGCGCGTGAAGCAAGCCGGTTGATGATGAACTATTCACGTTTTTTAAGAGATCCAAAACTGTTTATGGACGCGATTCATTCAGTCAATTGGGTGGAAGGTTGGAAAGATCGTAGAAAAGCAACCAAAATCCCATGCGTGATAATATCGCCCGCTGGAATGCTTAAGGGTGGTCCAGCAGCCTTTTATGTTTCTAAAATTGGGAAAAAACCGCAAAACGCCATCTTTCTGGTTAGTTATCAGATTCCCGGAACACCGGGTAGAGAACTTCTAGAGAAGGGTGTCTGCGTTATCGATGGCAAACCTAGAAAGGTTAAGGCAACCGTTAAGCATTTTGATTTCTCATCCCATTGTGGCGCGAAAGAGCTTAAAGAGGCCATCCGCAGGATAAACGGTAAAGCAAAGGTTTACGTGATTCATGGCGCTGAGGGAAACTGTGAGCTTTTAGCGAAATGGGCTGAAAAAGAGGCTGGGTTAGAGGCTTTAGCACCCAAACCGGGAGACACCTTTGAGGTTTAG
- a CDS encoding archaemetzincin family Zn-dependent metalloprotease — protein sequence MKIGVLRVGKVSLDVLKRLLENLNMSFPKSECQLVSDALTLPPQAFNSSRGQHRSDIILELVRNYAYKTKAFNRVLGVVDVDIYVPGLNFVFGEAECPGKAALISLWRLRPEFYGKPSDFEVFVERAAKEAVHELGHTLGLQHCPNPFCIMYFSNSIFETDRKKSLFCNICHSKVQTSINEA from the coding sequence ATGAAAATCGGTGTTCTAAGGGTTGGAAAAGTTTCCCTTGACGTTTTGAAGCGATTGCTAGAAAACTTGAATATGAGTTTTCCAAAGTCAGAATGTCAGCTTGTTTCCGATGCTTTGACTCTGCCCCCTCAAGCCTTCAACAGTTCTAGAGGACAGCATCGCTCAGACATAATTCTTGAATTAGTAAGAAATTACGCGTATAAAACAAAGGCATTTAACCGTGTCTTAGGCGTTGTCGACGTTGACATTTATGTTCCCGGGTTAAACTTTGTGTTTGGGGAAGCCGAATGTCCGGGAAAAGCAGCCCTTATATCTTTGTGGAGGCTTAGGCCAGAGTTTTATGGCAAGCCTTCAGACTTTGAAGTCTTCGTTGAAAGAGCCGCTAAGGAAGCGGTTCATGAACTTGGCCACACTTTAGGCCTGCAACACTGCCCCAACCCATTCTGTATTATGTATTTTTCCAACTCCATATTCGAAACGGATAGAAAGAAAAGCTTATTCTGCAACATATGCCATTCGAAGGTTCAGACCAGTATCAATGAGGCTTAA
- a CDS encoding CooT family nickel-binding protein, with translation MCEFKVILDGKEVWNDVVYAKTEDGKVIAKDVAGQLKEFKNCKIVEVDVNATKLVLAGS, from the coding sequence ATGTGTGAGTTTAAAGTAATCTTGGATGGAAAAGAAGTTTGGAATGATGTGGTATATGCGAAGACGGAAGATGGCAAAGTAATAGCTAAGGATGTGGCTGGCCAATTAAAAGAGTTTAAAAACTGTAAAATCGTGGAAGTGGATGTGAACGCGACGAAACTTGTCTTAGCTGGTTCCTAA
- a CDS encoding 4Fe-4S dicluster domain-containing protein, with translation MKKEAKLSSMSSDIFSLLVETSEKEKRRRREELLAPLGVKEFFVDGKITIDKRICKGVECKLCIKACPTNALFWKSSGEVGIIEELCIHCGACVLNCMVDDCIKVVRRREDGKVEKFSTPRVFTMLEHGISTRKRLDRVKAIFPSTTDYLKLYKPSLI, from the coding sequence ATGAAAAAAGAGGCAAAGCTTAGCTCTATGTCTTCAGATATTTTCAGCTTGCTTGTCGAAACAAGCGAGAAGGAAAAACGTAGACGTCGAGAAGAACTTCTAGCCCCTCTAGGAGTCAAGGAATTTTTCGTCGACGGGAAAATCACCATAGACAAGCGCATATGCAAGGGTGTGGAATGCAAGCTTTGCATCAAGGCTTGTCCAACAAACGCTCTTTTCTGGAAAAGCAGCGGCGAAGTTGGAATCATAGAAGAACTTTGTATACACTGCGGTGCGTGTGTGTTAAACTGTATGGTGGATGACTGTATTAAAGTTGTAAGGAGAAGGGAAGACGGCAAAGTGGAGAAGTTCAGCACACCCCGCGTCTTCACCATGTTAGAGCACGGCATAAGCACCAGAAAACGTCTTGACAGAGTTAAGGCTATTTTTCCGTCCACTACGGACTATTTGAAGTTGTATAAGCCTTCGCTGATATAA
- a CDS encoding GNAT family N-acetyltransferase — protein MEFCKVKEVEFEDIDSLIYLCIPPESRNSLSLVEVANAKKKWVKKNLEIFGEVAKIACVNEAPAGLIQYQPKLEEKLLEITCIFVPDWRNQQRGVGKVLLNALIRDAEKPKPYFDNAPPLALVTWAFSEPGYYPQTCSI, from the coding sequence TTGGAATTCTGTAAAGTAAAAGAGGTTGAATTTGAAGATATTGATTCGCTAATATATCTTTGCATTCCACCAGAAAGCAGAAATAGCCTGTCTCTTGTTGAAGTGGCAAACGCCAAGAAAAAATGGGTTAAGAAAAATCTTGAAATTTTTGGTGAAGTGGCGAAAATTGCTTGCGTAAACGAAGCCCCAGCAGGTTTAATCCAGTACCAGCCAAAACTCGAGGAAAAACTTCTAGAAATAACATGTATATTTGTTCCAGATTGGCGAAACCAGCAGCGAGGCGTTGGAAAAGTCCTCTTGAACGCTTTGATTAGGGACGCGGAGAAACCCAAGCCATATTTTGACAATGCACCGCCTTTAGCTTTGGTTACATGGGCTTTCAGCGAGCCTGGATATTACCCCCAAACTTGTTCTATCTAA
- a CDS encoding CDC48 family AAA ATPase, with the protein MSSSAVVSLRVAEARSRDVGRGIARLDHEVMEKLGLTPGDVVEISGKRKTVAICWPGYSEDAGKGIIRIDGYTRNNAGVSIDEKVTVRKVEAKKAAKITLTPTEPLRIEGAEDYLAQLLEGRVVTRGDYIPVGIMGRKVDLMVTSVQPPTPAVIITADTQIVIGEKPAAAVREVPRVTYEDIGGLQEEIRKIREMVELPLKYPELFERLGVDAPKGVLLYGPPGTGKTLLAKAVANETNAAFFSISGPEIMSKFYGESEERLREIFRQAEENAPSIIFIDEIDAIAPKREEVTGEVEKRVVSQLLALMDGLKPRGRVVVIGATNRPNAIDPALRRPGRFDREIEIGVPNKQGRLEILQIHTRGMPLAEDVDLEKIASVTHGFVGADLEALCKEAAMRALRRILPQIDFEKETIPAEILNKITVTMNDFMEALKDVEPSAMREVLVEVPTVKWEDIGGLADVKLELQEAVEWPLKYPEVFEHLDAKPPKGILLYGPPGTGKTLLAKAVANESEANFISVKGPELLSKWVGESERAVREIFRKAKQAAPSIIFFDEIDSIAPVRGGGYGDSHVTERVISQLLTEMDGLEELRGVVIIAATNRPDIVDPALLRPGRFDKLLYVPLPDLEARKEILKIHLKKKPLAEDISIDDLAKRTEGYTGADLAAICNTAVMLAIREHIMENKNPEEAKKGLKNLKIHKRHFEEALKKVKPISQRELEMYKRISEEFASKTK; encoded by the coding sequence ATGTCGAGTTCTGCCGTTGTCAGCTTGCGGGTTGCCGAGGCTCGCAGTCGTGATGTTGGTAGAGGAATAGCTAGACTTGACCATGAAGTTATGGAAAAGTTAGGTTTAACTCCAGGAGATGTTGTTGAAATTTCTGGTAAACGTAAGACCGTGGCTATTTGCTGGCCCGGTTACAGCGAAGATGCTGGTAAGGGGATTATTCGTATAGACGGTTACACACGGAATAATGCGGGCGTGAGCATAGACGAAAAAGTTACTGTGCGGAAGGTTGAAGCCAAAAAAGCTGCAAAAATAACGCTTACACCAACAGAACCTTTGCGAATAGAGGGCGCTGAAGATTATTTAGCCCAGCTTTTGGAGGGACGCGTCGTCACGAGGGGAGATTACATTCCTGTTGGAATCATGGGTAGAAAAGTGGACTTGATGGTTACAAGCGTTCAGCCTCCAACTCCTGCTGTAATAATAACGGCTGATACGCAAATAGTCATTGGTGAAAAACCAGCCGCAGCGGTGCGGGAAGTTCCACGAGTAACATATGAAGACATTGGCGGGCTCCAAGAGGAAATTCGAAAGATCAGGGAGATGGTGGAACTCCCACTGAAATATCCGGAGCTTTTCGAAAGGCTTGGTGTTGACGCTCCCAAAGGGGTTCTTCTGTACGGGCCGCCGGGAACTGGTAAGACTTTGCTGGCTAAAGCTGTGGCGAACGAAACTAATGCAGCTTTCTTCAGTATAAGCGGCCCCGAAATAATGAGCAAGTTTTACGGCGAAAGCGAGGAACGCCTAAGAGAAATCTTTAGACAAGCCGAGGAAAATGCGCCCAGCATAATATTCATTGACGAAATAGACGCCATTGCACCAAAAAGGGAAGAAGTTACAGGCGAAGTGGAGAAAAGAGTTGTATCGCAACTTTTGGCTTTAATGGATGGTTTGAAACCCCGCGGCAGAGTAGTTGTAATAGGCGCTACAAACAGACCGAACGCCATAGACCCTGCCCTTCGAAGGCCTGGAAGATTTGACCGTGAAATCGAGATCGGCGTTCCGAACAAACAGGGTCGCCTCGAAATACTGCAGATTCACACGCGTGGCATGCCTCTGGCTGAAGACGTGGACTTAGAGAAGATAGCAAGCGTTACTCATGGATTTGTGGGCGCTGATCTTGAAGCTTTATGCAAGGAGGCTGCTATGCGGGCACTGCGCAGGATACTGCCCCAAATAGACTTTGAAAAGGAGACGATTCCAGCTGAGATACTAAACAAGATAACGGTTACAATGAACGACTTTATGGAAGCCTTGAAGGATGTGGAGCCCTCAGCCATGAGGGAAGTCCTCGTTGAAGTGCCTACAGTCAAATGGGAAGACATTGGCGGCTTAGCGGACGTTAAACTTGAACTTCAAGAGGCGGTGGAGTGGCCGCTGAAATATCCAGAAGTCTTTGAACATTTAGACGCCAAACCACCCAAAGGAATACTTCTCTACGGACCACCCGGAACTGGTAAAACATTGCTGGCGAAGGCTGTAGCCAACGAAAGCGAGGCCAACTTCATAAGCGTAAAAGGTCCAGAACTACTGTCAAAGTGGGTTGGCGAGTCTGAAAGAGCTGTAAGAGAAATATTCAGAAAAGCCAAACAAGCTGCGCCCAGCATAATATTCTTTGACGAAATCGACTCCATAGCACCCGTAAGGGGCGGAGGATACGGCGACTCCCACGTAACTGAACGCGTTATAAGTCAACTGCTAACCGAAATGGACGGGCTTGAAGAGTTAAGAGGCGTTGTCATTATAGCTGCCACAAACAGGCCTGACATAGTTGACCCAGCGCTTCTAAGACCTGGAAGATTCGACAAGCTTTTATATGTGCCACTTCCAGACCTCGAAGCTAGAAAAGAGATTCTTAAAATTCACCTCAAGAAAAAACCCCTAGCCGAAGACATTAGCATAGATGACCTTGCCAAAAGAACGGAGGGCTATACCGGCGCTGATTTGGCGGCTATTTGCAACACGGCAGTCATGCTAGCCATAAGAGAACACATAATGGAAAACAAAAACCCAGAAGAAGCAAAGAAAGGTCTTAAAAACTTGAAAATACACAAGCGCCACTTCGAAGAAGCATTGAAAAAAGTTAAACCCATCTCGCAAAGAGAACTGGAAATGTACAAGCGGATTTCAGAAGAATTTGCCTCAAAAACAAAATAA